The proteins below are encoded in one region of Streptomyces ficellus:
- a CDS encoding cytochrome P450 has protein sequence MSASLHTVTTLPAQRRPGCPFDPPAELLDARSHGPISRYTHPGGKPGWMITGYDLVRSVLADPRFSSRKDLMNVVDFALPPAPPGEFLLMDEPDHSRYRKPLVGKFTVRRMRLLSERIEQITADCLDAMEKAGPPTDLVTAFAKPIPTIVICEILGVPYEDRASFQEQIDTFMGGEVSDEELIAAYTATQEYLARLVAAKRANPTDDILSELTDSDLTDEELKGISLILLAAGFDTTANMLSLGTYALLRNPEQLAALRADPALTDGAVEELLRYLSVAKTFHRTALEDVELGGQVIEAGTTVVLSYHTANRDPDRFADPHTLDLHRQAAGHLAFSHGIHQCLGQQLARVEMRVAFRALLDRFPTLRLAVPAEEVALRPETADIFGVKSLPVTWDRT, from the coding sequence ATGAGCGCATCCCTGCACACCGTCACCACACTGCCGGCGCAGCGCCGGCCCGGCTGCCCCTTCGACCCGCCGGCGGAGCTGCTCGACGCCCGCAGCCACGGCCCCATCAGCCGCTACACCCACCCCGGCGGCAAGCCCGGCTGGATGATCACCGGATACGACCTGGTGCGCTCGGTCCTGGCCGACCCCCGGTTCAGCTCGCGCAAGGACCTCATGAACGTCGTGGACTTCGCGCTCCCGCCGGCGCCGCCCGGCGAGTTCCTCCTCATGGACGAGCCGGACCACAGCCGCTACCGCAAGCCCCTGGTGGGCAAGTTCACCGTGCGGCGGATGCGCCTGCTGAGCGAGCGGATCGAGCAGATCACCGCCGACTGCCTGGACGCCATGGAGAAGGCCGGCCCTCCGACGGACCTGGTGACCGCGTTCGCCAAGCCCATCCCCACCATCGTCATCTGCGAGATCCTCGGGGTCCCGTACGAGGACCGGGCGTCCTTCCAGGAGCAGATCGACACGTTCATGGGCGGGGAGGTGAGCGACGAGGAGCTGATCGCCGCGTACACCGCGACCCAGGAGTACCTCGCACGACTCGTGGCAGCCAAGCGCGCCAACCCCACGGACGACATCCTCAGCGAACTCACCGACAGCGACCTGACCGACGAGGAGCTGAAGGGCATCAGCCTCATCCTCCTGGCGGCCGGCTTCGACACCACCGCGAACATGCTGTCCCTCGGCACCTACGCGCTGCTGCGCAACCCGGAGCAACTGGCCGCACTGCGCGCCGATCCCGCGCTCACCGACGGTGCCGTGGAGGAACTGCTGCGGTACCTGAGCGTCGCCAAGACGTTCCACCGGACGGCACTGGAGGACGTCGAGCTGGGCGGCCAGGTCATCGAGGCGGGAACGACCGTCGTCCTCTCCTACCACACCGCCAACCGCGACCCCGACCGCTTCGCCGACCCCCACACCCTCGACCTGCACCGGCAGGCCGCCGGGCACCTGGCCTTCAGCCACGGCATCCACCAGTGCCTCGGCCAGCAGCTCGCCCGCGTCGAAATGCGGGTCGCGTTCCGGGCGTTGCTGGACCGTTTCCCCACCTTGCGCCTGGCCGTACCCGCCGAAGAGGTCGCCCTGCGCCCGGAGACCGCGGACATCTTCGGCGTGAAGAGCCTCCCGGTCACCTGGGACCGGACATGA
- a CDS encoding ferredoxin: MSAPHLSVDRERCIGAGMCAMTAPEVFDQDPDEGLVLLLHTDPPAPHDTAARMAAGVCPAGAITVHDPRDDSL; this comes from the coding sequence ATGAGCGCGCCGCACCTGAGCGTCGACCGCGAGCGCTGCATCGGCGCCGGCATGTGCGCCATGACCGCCCCCGAGGTCTTCGACCAGGACCCGGACGAGGGTCTGGTACTCCTGCTGCACACCGACCCACCCGCCCCGCACGACACGGCCGCCCGCATGGCCGCCGGCGTCTGCCCCGCCGGGGCGATCACCGTCCACGACCCGCGAGATGACAGCCTCTAG
- the kdpA gene encoding potassium-transporting ATPase subunit KdpA, translated as MSPVLAGILQLLALVVALGLSYRPLGDHMARVYSSPRHLWVEKRIYRVIGANPDVEMRWPAYLRGVLAFSAVGVLFLYGLQRSQDVLPGSLGFVSIDPDQAFNTAASFVANTNWQSYYGEQAMGHVVQTGGLAVQNFVSAAVGIAVAVALVRGFARSRTGELGNFWADLVRGVVRILLPISVIGALVLVACGAIQNFSGIHEVGQFGGGTQQWNGGAVASQEVIKELGTNGGGYFNANSSHPFENPNGLSNLFEIYLILVIPFSLTRTFGRMAGSVRQGYAILGAMATIWLGFTALMMWTEYAGHGPAFEIAGGAMEGKETRFGIAGSSLFAVATTLTSTGAVNSFHSSYTGFGGGITMLGMQLGEIAPGGVGSGLYGMLVMAVVAVFVAGLMVGRTPEYLGKKIGTREVTFAACYLLVTPALVLGFTAASFTLDTPVHSMTNSGAHGFSEILYAYTSGANNNGSAFAGLNADTPWFNTTIGIAMLLGRFLPMVFVLALAGSLAGQRPVPETSGTLRTEKPLFTGLLVGTIMIITGLTYFPALALGPLAEGLAA; from the coding sequence ATGAGTCCTGTCCTGGCTGGAATCCTCCAGCTGCTGGCGCTGGTCGTCGCGCTCGGTCTGTCGTACCGGCCGCTGGGCGACCACATGGCGCGGGTCTACTCCTCGCCGCGGCACCTGTGGGTCGAGAAGCGGATCTACCGGGTGATCGGTGCGAACCCCGACGTGGAGATGCGCTGGCCGGCGTACCTGCGCGGCGTCCTCGCCTTCTCCGCGGTGGGCGTGCTGTTCCTGTACGGCCTCCAGCGGTCGCAGGATGTGCTGCCCGGCTCGCTGGGCTTCGTGTCGATCGACCCGGACCAGGCGTTCAACACCGCCGCGTCCTTCGTCGCGAACACGAACTGGCAGTCCTACTACGGCGAGCAGGCCATGGGGCACGTCGTGCAGACCGGCGGCCTCGCGGTGCAGAACTTCGTCTCGGCGGCGGTCGGCATCGCGGTGGCGGTCGCGCTCGTACGCGGCTTCGCCCGGTCGCGCACCGGCGAGCTGGGCAACTTCTGGGCCGACCTGGTCAGGGGCGTCGTCCGGATCCTGCTGCCGATCTCCGTGATCGGCGCCCTCGTGCTCGTCGCCTGCGGCGCGATCCAGAACTTCTCCGGCATCCACGAGGTCGGCCAGTTCGGCGGCGGCACGCAGCAGTGGAACGGGGGCGCGGTGGCCTCGCAGGAGGTCATCAAGGAACTGGGCACCAACGGTGGCGGCTACTTCAACGCCAACTCCTCGCATCCCTTTGAGAATCCCAACGGTCTCTCCAACCTCTTCGAGATCTACCTGATCCTCGTCATCCCCTTCTCGCTGACCCGGACCTTCGGCCGCATGGCCGGCTCGGTCAGGCAGGGGTACGCGATCCTCGGCGCGATGGCCACCATCTGGCTCGGCTTCACGGCGCTGATGATGTGGACCGAGTACGCGGGCCATGGCCCGGCCTTCGAGATCGCCGGCGGCGCGATGGAGGGCAAGGAGACCCGGTTCGGCATCGCCGGCTCCTCGCTGTTCGCGGTGGCCACGACGCTGACCTCCACCGGTGCCGTGAACTCCTTCCACTCCTCGTACACCGGGTTCGGCGGCGGCATCACGATGCTCGGCATGCAGCTCGGCGAGATCGCGCCCGGCGGCGTCGGCTCCGGCCTCTACGGGATGCTGGTCATGGCGGTCGTCGCGGTGTTCGTCGCCGGCCTGATGGTCGGCCGTACGCCGGAGTACCTGGGCAAGAAGATCGGCACCCGTGAGGTCACGTTCGCGGCCTGCTACCTCCTGGTCACCCCGGCGCTGGTGCTCGGGTTCACCGCCGCCTCGTTCACCCTGGACACCCCGGTGCACTCGATGACGAACTCCGGCGCGCACGGCTTCTCCGAGATCCTCTACGCCTACACCTCCGGCGCCAACAACAACGGCTCCGCCTTCGCCGGCCTGAACGCCGACACCCCGTGGTTCAACACGACCATCGGCATCGCGATGCTCCTCGGCCGGTTCCTGCCGATGGTGTTCGTGCTCGCCCTCGCCGGCTCGCTCGCCGGCCAGCGGCCCGTACCCGAGACCTCGGGCACGCTGCGGACCGAAAAGCCGCTGTTCACGGGCCTGTTGGTCGGCACCATCATGATCATCACGGGTCTCACCTACTTTCCGGCCCTCGCGCTGGGCCCGCTCGCCGAAGGGCTCGCCGCATGA
- a CDS encoding helix-turn-helix domain-containing protein, whose protein sequence is MPGGRLTQQERQRIAAGLVDGLSCAEIARRLGRPTSTVSREVSRNGGPGGYRPERAHRSTARRARRGEPARRHEDRPRGGAMEEEIIELAVRSGMPRMTARVHVDLLLSEDGRRTAAELVRRLRVSPASVSVAVNFLVQHGFVRRERDPRRRRDVYVVDDQAWYHSVAVSARQTRDSARAAMAAAETLGPESPVGKRLLRAGMFLERVVEDMSESADRWRGLLR, encoded by the coding sequence ATGCCAGGCGGACGGTTGACCCAGCAGGAGCGGCAGCGCATCGCGGCGGGACTCGTGGACGGCCTCTCCTGCGCCGAGATCGCCCGCCGCCTCGGACGCCCGACCTCGACCGTCAGCCGGGAGGTCTCGCGCAACGGCGGCCCGGGCGGCTACCGGCCCGAGCGGGCGCACCGGTCGACGGCCCGGCGGGCGCGGCGTGGTGAGCCGGCCCGCCGCCACGAGGACCGACCGCGGGGCGGCGCGATGGAGGAGGAGATCATCGAGCTCGCGGTCAGGTCGGGGATGCCGAGAATGACGGCGCGCGTGCACGTCGACCTGTTGCTGTCCGAGGACGGCAGGCGCACCGCGGCCGAACTGGTCCGCAGGCTGCGGGTCAGCCCGGCCTCCGTCTCCGTGGCGGTGAACTTCCTCGTCCAGCACGGATTCGTCCGCCGCGAGCGGGACCCGCGGCGGCGACGTGACGTCTACGTCGTCGACGACCAGGCCTGGTACCACTCGGTCGCGGTCAGCGCGCGGCAGACGCGCGATTCGGCACGGGCCGCGATGGCGGCGGCCGAGACGCTGGGGCCCGAATCGCCGGTGGGAAAGCGGCTGCTCAGGGCGGGCATGTTCCTCGAACGGGTCGTCGAGGACATGAGCGAGTCGGCCGACCGCTGGCGCGGCCTCCTGAGGTGA
- the kdpB gene encoding potassium-transporting ATPase subunit KdpB: MTIDVKKQQDGMDRTTPSTTAPHGDVLPGREPAPAGRAGGGPFGPAQMIAAFPEAIRKLDPRVMVASPVMFVVLVGSVVTTVLALRHPGEWFGWAITVWLWLTTIFANLAEAVAEGRGRAQADTLRRARTDTVARRVTTAGEEEVPGTGLRTGDLVVCEAGDVIPGDGDVVEGVASVDESAITGESAPVIRESGGDRCAVTGGTTVLSDRIVVRITTKPGETFIDRMINLVEGAARQKTPNEIALNILLASLTIIFLLAVVTLKPFAIYAGADEQTSLIVLTALLVCLIPTTIGALLSAIGIAGMDRLVQRNVLAMSGRAVEAAGDVSTLLLDKTGTITLGNRRAAEFVPVHGTTETEVADAAQLSSLADETPEGRSVVVLAKERYGLRERHQGELAHATWFAFTAQNRMSGVDVDGRRIRKGAAGAVVAWVQERGGEVAEDAQALTDRIALAGGTPLLVAVEDDRGARVLGVVHLKDVVKDGMRERFAELRRMGIKTIMITGDNPLTARAIAEEAGVDDFLAEATPEDKMALIKREQAGGKLVAMTGDGTNDAPALAQADVGVAMNTGTSAAKEAGNMVDLDSDPTKLIEIVGIGKQLLITRGALTTFSLANDVAKYFAIIPAMFAVAYPSLDRLNIMGLASPQSAILSAVVFNALVIVALVPLALKGVRYRPSSADSLLRRNLGLYGLGGLVAPFLGIKLIDLLLSLIPGIG; encoded by the coding sequence ATGACCATCGACGTGAAGAAGCAGCAGGACGGCATGGACCGTACGACACCTTCCACCACGGCTCCGCACGGCGACGTCCTCCCGGGCCGCGAGCCGGCGCCGGCGGGCCGGGCCGGTGGGGGACCCTTCGGCCCCGCGCAGATGATCGCGGCCTTCCCGGAGGCGATCCGCAAGCTCGACCCACGGGTGATGGTCGCATCGCCGGTGATGTTCGTGGTGCTGGTCGGCTCGGTGGTCACCACCGTGCTGGCGCTGAGGCACCCGGGGGAGTGGTTCGGCTGGGCGATCACGGTGTGGCTGTGGCTGACGACGATCTTCGCCAACCTGGCGGAGGCCGTCGCCGAGGGCCGGGGCAGGGCCCAGGCCGACACCCTGCGCAGGGCCAGGACCGACACCGTCGCCCGCCGGGTCACCACGGCGGGCGAGGAGGAGGTCCCCGGCACCGGCCTGCGCACCGGTGACCTGGTCGTCTGCGAGGCGGGGGACGTCATCCCCGGCGACGGCGACGTCGTCGAGGGCGTCGCCAGCGTGGACGAGTCCGCCATCACGGGCGAGTCCGCGCCGGTGATCCGCGAGTCCGGCGGCGACCGCTGCGCGGTGACCGGTGGCACGACGGTGCTGTCCGACCGGATCGTCGTCAGGATCACGACGAAGCCCGGCGAGACCTTCATCGACCGGATGATCAACCTGGTGGAGGGCGCCGCCCGGCAGAAGACCCCGAACGAGATCGCCCTCAACATCCTCCTCGCGTCCCTGACCATCATCTTCCTGCTCGCGGTCGTCACGCTCAAACCGTTCGCGATCTACGCCGGTGCGGACGAGCAGACCTCGCTGATCGTGCTGACGGCGCTGCTGGTCTGCCTGATCCCGACGACGATCGGGGCGCTGCTCTCCGCGATCGGCATCGCCGGCATGGACCGGCTCGTACAGCGCAACGTGCTCGCCATGTCGGGCCGTGCGGTCGAGGCGGCCGGTGACGTGTCGACACTGCTCCTGGACAAGACAGGCACGATCACGCTGGGCAACCGGCGGGCCGCCGAGTTCGTACCCGTACACGGGACGACGGAGACCGAGGTCGCCGACGCCGCCCAGCTCTCCTCGCTCGCCGACGAGACGCCCGAGGGCCGCTCGGTCGTCGTCCTCGCGAAGGAGAGGTACGGCCTGCGGGAGCGGCACCAGGGGGAGTTGGCGCACGCCACCTGGTTCGCGTTCACGGCCCAGAACCGCATGTCGGGCGTGGACGTGGACGGCAGGAGGATCCGCAAGGGCGCGGCGGGTGCGGTCGTCGCGTGGGTGCAGGAGCGGGGCGGCGAGGTCGCCGAGGACGCGCAGGCGCTCACGGACCGGATCGCCCTGGCCGGTGGCACACCGCTGCTGGTGGCCGTGGAGGACGACAGGGGTGCGCGCGTCCTCGGGGTCGTCCACCTCAAGGACGTCGTGAAGGACGGCATGCGCGAGCGCTTCGCCGAACTGCGCCGCATGGGCATCAAGACGATCATGATCACGGGTGACAACCCGCTGACCGCCAGGGCCATCGCCGAGGAGGCCGGCGTCGACGACTTCCTCGCCGAGGCCACCCCCGAGGACAAGATGGCCCTCATCAAGCGCGAGCAGGCCGGCGGCAAGCTCGTCGCGATGACCGGCGACGGCACCAACGACGCCCCGGCCCTCGCCCAGGCCGACGTGGGCGTGGCCATGAACACCGGTACGTCGGCCGCGAAGGAGGCCGGCAACATGGTCGACCTCGACTCCGACCCGACCAAGCTCATCGAGATCGTCGGGATCGGCAAGCAACTCCTCATCACCCGGGGCGCTTTGACCACCTTCTCCCTCGCCAACGACGTCGCCAAGTACTTCGCGATCATCCCCGCGATGTTCGCCGTGGCGTATCCGTCGCTGGACCGGCTCAACATCATGGGCCTCGCCTCGCCCCAGTCCGCGATCCTGTCCGCCGTCGTCTTCAACGCGCTGGTCATCGTGGCCCTCGTGCCGCTGGCGCTGAAGGGCGTGCGCTACCGCCCGTCCAGCGCCGACTCGCTGCTGCGGCGCAACCTCGGCCTGTACGGACTCGGCGGCCTCGTCGCCCCGTTCCTCGGCATCAAACTCATCGACCTCCTCCTCTCCCTCATCCCCGGAATCGGCTGA
- a CDS encoding ABC transporter ATP-binding protein: MTLPVIELREVSRRYDDGPPALHEASLTVRPGEAVAVLGPSGSGKSTLLNLIAGLDRPDTGTVTVDGVRVDALGEAAAALHRRSRIGMVFQFFNLLDDLTVTDNVVLPARLAGMARGAADRRAAELLENLGVDRHARAYPGRLSGGERQRVAVARALMNRPALLLADEPTGALDTAAGQDVSRLLAGLHAEGQTIVVVTHDLALARSCTNRTIRIADGRITEDVRPPAVTPGAVR; the protein is encoded by the coding sequence ATGACCCTGCCGGTGATCGAACTGCGCGAGGTGAGCCGCCGGTACGACGACGGCCCGCCCGCCCTGCACGAGGCATCGCTGACCGTGCGGCCCGGCGAGGCCGTCGCCGTCCTCGGCCCTTCCGGCAGCGGCAAGTCCACCCTGCTCAACCTGATCGCGGGCCTGGACCGGCCCGACACGGGAACCGTCACCGTCGACGGTGTGCGGGTGGACGCGCTGGGCGAAGCCGCGGCGGCCCTGCACCGGCGGTCGAGGATCGGCATGGTCTTCCAGTTCTTCAACCTGCTCGACGACCTGACCGTCACCGACAACGTCGTCCTGCCCGCGCGCCTCGCGGGCATGGCACGTGGTGCGGCGGACCGGCGGGCGGCGGAGCTCCTGGAGAACCTCGGCGTCGACCGGCACGCCCGCGCCTACCCGGGGCGGCTGTCCGGCGGTGAGCGGCAGCGCGTCGCGGTGGCCCGGGCGTTGATGAACCGGCCGGCGCTGCTCCTGGCCGACGAGCCGACCGGGGCCCTGGACACCGCCGCCGGACAGGACGTCAGCCGGCTGCTCGCCGGACTCCACGCCGAGGGCCAGACCATCGTCGTGGTCACCCACGACCTGGCCCTGGCCCGGTCCTGCACGAACCGTACGATCCGCATCGCCGACGGCCGGATCACCGAGGACGTCCGGCCGCCGGCCGTCACCCCGGGGGCCGTCCGATGA
- a CDS encoding ABC transporter permease, with translation MSALGTVVRSGVARRRVQTLVIGLATLMAVAASVLGGTLLVVSGAPFDDAFAQQRGAHLSVAFDAARVSAGQLSETGDAEGVSGTAGPFRTATVTPSADGVGGPGWPMTVVGRGDPGRDVDEVVLLDGRWPTRSGETVLSVNSSLLPHLGMRIAFPHLPGDPELTVVGVARSVTQTADAWVVPAQMPALTAPGSGGYQMLYRFSDAETAAQLTAGGKSVRRSLPPGAAVGERSWLTVRKAAEEDSALYVPFLIAFGALGLVMSVLVVGNVVASAVGSGTRRIGILKAIGFTPAQVVRAYVGQALVPAAIGTALGVLAGHLLAVPVLAEAEEIYGSSSLTIAPWVDAAVIAGVLGLVAATAWAGAWRAGRLRTVDALAVGRGTSTGRGRRAARVAGRLPLPQPVALGLARPFARPARALAMGAAVLFGTIAVTFTVGMAASLGEVMKAKAHDVADVTVPAPVPDFGPHGPASKKKPRADPAAIAAAIDAVGGTAKHYSATTVRATVAGVTGTVDVVAFTGDAAWGGYTMVSGRWTDAPGEAVVPTPFLTATGTRVGDTVTVNGLARPVTVRIVGEVLDPANDGMQVFTDVTTLAAAHPDLTDTSHHIAVTPGTDVTRYVDALNEDLATLGATARAGGLGNGSDMVVTLNSLSAFLTLMLVSVAALGVLNGVLLDTRERVREIGVHKALGMTPRQTVAMVVTSVVVTGLVAGALGVPLGVALHGWVLPAMGDSVGLRLPGSVIAVYSTAELLPLALGGLLIAILGALLPAGWAAGARTATALRTE, from the coding sequence ATGAGCGCGCTCGGCACAGTGGTGCGCTCGGGGGTGGCGCGACGCCGAGTGCAGACGCTGGTGATCGGGCTCGCCACACTGATGGCGGTGGCCGCCTCCGTCCTCGGCGGCACGCTGCTCGTGGTGTCCGGCGCGCCCTTCGACGACGCCTTCGCCCAGCAGCGCGGCGCGCACCTGTCCGTTGCGTTCGACGCGGCCAGGGTGAGTGCCGGGCAGTTGTCGGAGACCGGGGACGCCGAGGGGGTGAGCGGTACGGCCGGGCCGTTCCGTACGGCGACGGTCACCCCGAGCGCGGACGGGGTGGGCGGCCCCGGGTGGCCGATGACGGTGGTCGGCCGGGGCGATCCCGGCCGGGACGTGGACGAGGTGGTACTGCTCGACGGGCGGTGGCCCACGCGCTCCGGCGAGACCGTGCTGTCCGTCAACTCCTCGCTCCTGCCGCACCTGGGCATGAGGATCGCCTTCCCTCATCTGCCCGGCGATCCGGAACTGACGGTCGTCGGTGTGGCCCGCTCGGTCACGCAGACCGCGGACGCCTGGGTGGTTCCGGCCCAGATGCCGGCGCTCACCGCGCCCGGCAGCGGCGGCTACCAGATGCTCTACCGCTTCAGCGACGCAGAGACCGCCGCGCAACTCACCGCGGGCGGCAAGTCCGTGAGACGGTCCCTGCCGCCGGGAGCGGCCGTCGGCGAACGGTCATGGCTGACCGTCAGGAAGGCCGCGGAGGAGGACAGCGCGCTCTACGTCCCGTTCCTGATCGCGTTCGGCGCCCTGGGCCTGGTCATGTCGGTCCTCGTCGTCGGCAACGTCGTCGCGTCCGCCGTCGGCTCGGGCACCCGCCGCATCGGCATCCTGAAGGCGATCGGCTTCACCCCGGCCCAGGTCGTACGGGCCTACGTCGGCCAGGCGCTGGTCCCGGCCGCGATCGGCACGGCACTCGGGGTCCTCGCCGGCCACCTGCTCGCCGTGCCCGTGCTGGCCGAAGCCGAGGAGATCTACGGCTCCTCCTCCCTGACCATCGCCCCCTGGGTCGACGCGGCGGTGATCGCCGGGGTGCTCGGCCTGGTCGCGGCGACCGCGTGGGCCGGCGCCTGGCGGGCCGGCCGGCTGCGTACCGTCGACGCGCTCGCCGTCGGGCGCGGCACGTCGACGGGGCGCGGGCGGCGGGCGGCCCGCGTGGCCGGACGGCTCCCGTTGCCGCAGCCGGTCGCGCTCGGCCTGGCCCGGCCCTTCGCACGGCCCGCCCGCGCGCTGGCCATGGGCGCGGCGGTCCTGTTCGGCACCATCGCCGTGACGTTCACCGTGGGGATGGCGGCCTCGCTCGGCGAGGTGATGAAGGCCAAGGCCCACGACGTCGCCGACGTCACCGTGCCCGCGCCCGTACCGGACTTCGGCCCCCACGGCCCCGCCTCAAAGAAGAAGCCCCGCGCCGACCCCGCCGCGATCGCTGCGGCCATCGACGCCGTCGGCGGAACCGCGAAGCACTACAGCGCCACGACGGTACGGGCGACCGTGGCCGGCGTGACCGGCACCGTCGACGTGGTCGCCTTCACCGGCGACGCCGCGTGGGGTGGCTACACCATGGTCTCGGGCCGCTGGACCGACGCGCCCGGCGAGGCCGTGGTCCCCACCCCCTTCCTGACCGCCACCGGCACGCGCGTCGGCGACACCGTCACGGTGAACGGCCTGGCCCGGCCGGTGACGGTCCGGATCGTCGGCGAGGTCCTCGACCCCGCCAACGACGGCATGCAGGTCTTCACCGACGTCACGACCCTCGCGGCCGCGCACCCCGACCTGACGGACACGAGCCACCACATCGCGGTCACCCCGGGCACCGACGTCACGCGTTACGTCGACGCGCTGAACGAGGACCTGGCGACGCTGGGAGCCACCGCCCGGGCCGGCGGGCTCGGCAACGGCAGCGACATGGTCGTCACGCTCAACTCGCTGTCCGCGTTCCTCACGCTGATGCTCGTCTCCGTCGCCGCGCTCGGCGTGCTCAACGGCGTCCTGCTCGACACCCGCGAACGCGTCCGTGAGATCGGTGTCCACAAGGCGCTCGGCATGACCCCACGGCAGACCGTCGCGATGGTCGTCACCTCGGTCGTCGTCACCGGCCTGGTCGCGGGCGCGCTGGGCGTGCCGCTCGGCGTGGCGCTGCACGGCTGGGTCCTGCCCGCGATGGGCGACAGCGTGGGGCTCCGCCTCCCCGGTTCCGTCATCGCCGTCTACTCCACGGCCGAACTGCTCCCACTCGCCCTCGGCGGCCTGCTCATCGCCATCCTGGGCGCACTCCTCCCCGCCGGCTGGGCCGCCGGAGCCCGAACCGCTACGGCTTTGCGCACCGAATAG
- a CDS encoding MerR family transcriptional regulator, which translates to MDRDTLYSIGELSRRTGLTVKTIRFYSDKGIVPPTDRSPAGYRLYGLDALARLDLARTLRDLGLDLATVRRVLDREASLSDVAEVHANALDVQIQTLRLRRAVLRAVARRGPTTLEMDLMHRLATLCRAERHQLVSDFIDDALGDLDDNPEFVALMRSLIPELPDDPAPGQAEAWVELAELCQNPDFRVALRRTAAEQAREPSQQDVIAVQDALHHAMGERFDEAVSAGILPAFAEDAPRADSLADLYGFAFERADGGDLRRWLLARLQTTADPHTERYWQLVATINGWPASPALAPVHPWFATAFRHGR; encoded by the coding sequence ATGGACCGCGACACGCTCTATTCCATCGGAGAGTTGTCCCGCAGGACCGGCCTGACGGTGAAGACCATCCGGTTCTACTCCGACAAGGGCATCGTCCCGCCAACTGACCGGAGCCCCGCGGGCTACCGGCTGTACGGCCTCGACGCACTCGCACGCCTCGACCTGGCCCGTACCCTGCGCGATCTCGGGCTGGACCTGGCGACCGTGCGCAGGGTGCTGGACCGTGAGGCATCCTTGTCGGACGTCGCGGAAGTCCACGCCAACGCTCTGGACGTACAGATCCAGACTCTCCGCCTGCGCCGGGCGGTACTGCGAGCAGTGGCCAGGCGCGGCCCCACCACCCTGGAGATGGACCTCATGCACCGACTCGCCACGCTCTGCCGGGCCGAACGGCACCAGCTGGTGTCCGACTTCATCGACGACGCGTTGGGGGACCTCGACGACAACCCCGAATTCGTGGCCCTGATGCGGTCCCTCATTCCCGAACTCCCCGACGATCCCGCACCCGGACAAGCCGAGGCATGGGTGGAACTCGCCGAGCTCTGCCAGAACCCGGACTTCCGTGTGGCGCTGCGCCGCACAGCTGCGGAGCAGGCGCGAGAACCCTCCCAGCAGGACGTCATAGCCGTGCAGGACGCTCTCCACCACGCCATGGGTGAACGATTCGACGAAGCCGTATCCGCCGGCATCCTCCCAGCCTTTGCCGAAGACGCACCCCGTGCCGACTCACTGGCCGACCTCTACGGCTTCGCGTTCGAGCGTGCTGACGGCGGCGATCTGCGCCGCTGGCTCCTCGCCCGCCTGCAGACAACCGCCGACCCACACACCGAGCGCTACTGGCAACTCGTGGCGACGATCAACGGATGGCCCGCGTCACCGGCACTCGCTCCCGTACATCCCTGGTTCGCCACCGCCTTCCGTCATGGGCGATGA
- the kdpF gene encoding K(+)-transporting ATPase subunit F, with amino-acid sequence MSAENIVGLLVAAALLGYLVLALLKPERF; translated from the coding sequence GTGAGTGCCGAGAACATCGTCGGGCTGCTCGTCGCCGCCGCCCTGCTGGGGTACCTCGTCCTGGCGCTGCTCAAGCCGGAGAGGTTCTGA